A region of the Candidatus Methylomirabilota bacterium genome:
CCCCACCGTGGAGGCGTGCTTCACGATCTCGAACTGGCTGTGCTCCCCCTCGGCCACGATGTACTCCGCCTCGAGGTTGCCGTTGGCGATCTTCTTGGCGATCGCCTGCATGACCGTGTCGTAGGGTCGGATCGGATACGCGGTCACCACGTCGATGTCGGCCAGGGCCAGGGCCTCGGCACAGGCTTCACTGCCGGAGATCAGCATCTCCTTGTGGTCGGCGACTGCTCCTGCGGGCTTGGTCTCGACTGCCATGGTCTCGCTCCTCCCTACTTCTTGGCCTCGGCGTTCTCGCCGGGAATGCCCGCGATGATCTCGATGCCGCCCGTCTCCAGCTCCTGCTTGATCTCCTCCTCGTACTGGCCGCGGAAGCGGAACCCGTGGGACCGGGTGATGTGCTCCTTGCTGTGGATCTTGTTCGTCATCCAGGTCGTGTAGGCCCCCTTGTCCTTCCGCCACATCTCCCACTGGCTCGCGTTGTCCTCGAACGCGTCCTCGCGCACCATGGTCACGCAGTCCTTGGCCGGGCAGACCGCCTCGCACACGCCGCAGCCGCAGCACGCTTCCATGTTCGCGTCGTAGAGCCCGTCGGGGGTCACGTCGAAGCAGGAGTCGGGGCACTGGATCCAGCAGAGGGTGCACTTCACGCACTTG
Encoded here:
- a CDS encoding 4Fe-4S dicluster-binding protein; the protein is IKEAEWGSDLKVASARKTHDRLETRAVKATEGNPETPFSFEKPKWWEMREGVSIPAIPIGKPMEGGKGYVPERNPYFKKFTTRTMRPVIDFDKCVKCTLCWIQCPDSCFDVTPDGLYDANMEACCGCGVCEAVCPAKDCVTMVREDAFEDNASQWEMWRKDKGAYTTWMTNKIHSKEHITRSHGFRFRGQYEEEIKQELETGGIEIIAGIPGENAEAKK